The genomic DNA TAAAGTCGGTGAATTATTGTTATTTATTGAAATATCGTAAGGAGGTGGAGATATGCCTGATGATCTTATGGAGATTATAGATGAATCAGGGGAAGTAAATAGCGATCTTATCTCAAAGGTCCGTCTTGAATTATTCTGGTCATTATCAGATCTCGGCGATGACGGGGCAACCGCACGTCAGCTGAAATCCGCTCTAAATCTGAATGATGGAGCCATATATTCAAATTTAAAGAAACTTGAAATACTTGGATATTTAAAATGTGAATTGGTTCTTTTTGAGGGAAAAGAACTGGAACTCTGGTCAATGACTCTTGAGGGATTAGAAGAATGGAAGAAAGTGAAAAAATGGCTGTGCCGGTTGCTGGAATGTTCAGGTGATTCTTGTGGCGGATATTGAAAAAGCTATTGCATGTTTAAAAGCTCTTGATTTTTATTTCGACATCAGTCAATTTGAGCACCGGCTCATTGTTCAAAAAGTAATCTTTCTCCTCCAGTTAAAAGGGTTTCACCTTGGATATCCCTATGGTTTGTATGTCAGAGGTCCGTATTCTCCTTCATTGGCATCAGATTACTATCATCAGAAAGAAGAATTCAAATCTCTGATAACCGGGAAAGATCTTACTGGTGAAGAACATCAGATCATTCAGAATCTGGATAAAATCTTTAATAAAAAAGCTTCATATTTAGAAATTGGCGGGACATATGGGTACTTCGCTTATGTTCTCTCATATGATCCCCTGAAAGCCATGAAGATGGTAAAAAAGATGAAATCCCAGTATTCTGACTCACAAATAGCAATAGGGATCTCAAAAGCGAAAGAATTTCTTTATCCCCCGACTGAAGAAGAGAAACAACTTCTGGAGAATGAAACTGCACCCTGGAAAGCGGTCGCCCTGAACACTCTTCTGAGTGATTGATGAGATCTGCGAGAGGCGAGATCTGGATAATTGATCTGACTGATTCCAGGGGGCATGAACAGGGTGGAAAGAGGCCGGTGATTGTTATGGCATCAGTCATTGGAATGAATATTGTAATCCCGTTGACCACTCAGATAAAAGTTCTGAATTACCCTCATACCTATCTTATCGAACCGACATCATCGAACGGTCTTTCGGCGCCAAGTATAGCAATGACATTTCAGATAGTCGCCATTGATGAGAAAAGACTTGAGAAAACGATTGGTAAGATCTCCCATGCAGATAATGAGATTGTAAAGGCTCTTCTCATAGATCTCCTGGGTTTATACAAATAAGCATGAAAATCACATTCCAGAAAAAAATTCCCCATTTCTAGAGACAATCGATAATTATTTACTCTTCTCTCTGATTTTATTTTTTTGAATACCTTCATTTTTTTCATCTTTTGGTGGTAAATATAAGTCTTAATCACGATTATCTACAATCACTCATGTTCAATCACAGGAATTTTTATCCCATACATATCCCACTCTAACTCCTA from Methanospirillum hungatei JF-1 includes the following:
- a CDS encoding type II toxin-antitoxin system PemK/MazF family toxin, translating into MRSARGEIWIIDLTDSRGHEQGGKRPVIVMASVIGMNIVIPLTTQIKVLNYPHTYLIEPTSSNGLSAPSIAMTFQIVAIDEKRLEKTIGKISHADNEIVKALLIDLLGLYK
- a CDS encoding winged helix-turn-helix domain-containing protein, which translates into the protein MPDDLMEIIDESGEVNSDLISKVRLELFWSLSDLGDDGATARQLKSALNLNDGAIYSNLKKLEILGYLKCELVLFEGKELELWSMTLEGLEEWKKVKKWLCRLLECSGDSCGGY